In Peromyscus eremicus chromosome 2, PerEre_H2_v1, whole genome shotgun sequence, a single genomic region encodes these proteins:
- the Cimap2 gene encoding lymphocyte expansion molecule, whose protein sequence is MSPSSNTMSTTTPKWFKGAPFGVQSHRFDVSAVYPNKKKLSTFTEAPYSRHHSVDQAHIGPGTYNSKDTCFSKKFLEQKLGTGWARAQEATRLTQLPHFQYQSIMKERQQQVHKLGPGSYNFKDFLTQLQQRPQSRRGLLSSGETRFRGLIGNYYPGPGNYGEKGNPYTRLEENAWNRSHSEGLMCRMSNKPPPLSHQGSGLGPGTYTIKSGIESYVARSTGTRGPYDIFSGERSKPVPYGHYSTQKKKPREPTSYKSFVDELSSAHNKKRGVFSKYPREPKNPTERIFWTTLSQYPRNMDIAGPGSWTPHETEQKHVNRPPFLLASKRSGNKAYQMIMGSWNPVGVGRYLNTTLMETKDRRQRYRSLFLNGSKRYLQDLSRDQLMQERITPFTKGKCPPTVDYNSDPVP, encoded by the exons ATGTCCCCCTCGAGCAACACCATGTCCACCACCACCCCGAAGTGGTTCAAAGGGGCGCCCTTCGGGGTGCAGAGCCACAG GTTTGATGTCTCCGCTGTTTATCCCAACAAGAAGAAGTTAAGCACCTTCACAGAGGCCCCGTACTCCAGGCATCATTCTGTGGACCAG GCCCATATAGGACCTGGGACCTATAACTCCAAGGATACGTGCTTCAGTAAGAAGTTTCTGGAACAGAAGTTGGGCACGGGCTGGGCTCGGGCCCAAGAAGCCACTCGGCTGACCCAGCTACCCCACTTCCAGTaccagtccatcatgaaggaaagaCAGCAGCAG GTGCACAAGCTGGGGCCTGGCTCCTACAACTTCAAAGACTTCTTAACCCAGCtgcagcagagaccacagagcagGCGCGGGCTGCTCAGCTCCGGGGAGACCCGCTTCCGAGGACTCATCGGG AACTATTATCCAGGCCCTGGGAACTACGGGGAGAAGGGTAATCCGTACACACGGCTGGAGGAGAATGCCTGGAACCGCTCACATTCCGAGGGCCTCATGTGTCGGATGTCCAACAAGCCGCCCCCCTTATCTCACCAG GGCAGCGGCCTGGGACCTGGGACCTACACCATCAAAAGTGGCATCGAGAGCTATGTGGCACGATCCACTGGTACTCGTGGCCCCTATGACATTTTCTCTGGTGAACGAAGCAAGCCTGTGCCCTATGGACATTATTCCACGCAG AAAAAGAAACCCCGGGAACCAACGAGTTACAAGAGCTTCGTGGACGAACTTAGCTCAGCTCACAACAAGAAACGTGGGGTTTTTTCCAAATATCCCCGAGAACCGAAAAATCCCACAGAGAGAATTTTTTGGACTACCCTTAGTCAGTACCCCAGAAATATG GATATAGCTGGCCCTGGTTCTTGGACTCCTCATGAGACGGAACAGAAACACGTCAATCGGCCACCATTCCTCCTGGCCTCCAAGCGCTCAGGCAATAAGGCCTACCAGATGATTATGGGAAGCTGG AACCCAGTTGGGGTAGGCCGCTACCTCAACACCACGCTAATGGAGACCAAAGACAGACGGCAGCGATACCGCTCTCTGTTCCTGAACGGATCCAAGCGCTACCTGCAAGACCTAAGCCGAGACCAACTCATGCA